The window CCGGAGCGGCACTGGCTGCCAAACGCGGTGAAACAAAGGTAAGCAGTCTGAAAGGTGCGTCCAGGTCCATGTATGACTCGATGTCAGAAAAGGAGCTGGAAGAACTGGCGTCTACCAGGCGCAAGGGCAAGCCGGAACGGGTCGAGGATAAGGACAAGGACTGAACGCATTGGCCCCCGGCGCCGTTCACTCAGGTACACAGGCGCTGATTAGTCGGGCTGCGCGATGGCGGCTTCCTGAATGGGAATCACTTCCGGCCTGGCCTGATCGGCCACGACCTGCTCCTGGCTGATCAGCCGCTCCAGTCCCTTGCGAAACTTGATCGGGCCACCGTCCAGTTTGAGATTGATAAATGGCGAGCGGCGATTGTCCATGCCTTTTTGTACCGCGCCAAGTACGATCCGGTCTTCTTCAAAGGCCTTGCGTACGCCTGCGGCAAACTGACGCGAAACGTCTTCATCATTTGGACTGAAATTTCTGAGCTGGAACCAGAAGTAGCGGGTGGTTTTCTCGTCTATCGGTGTCAGGAAATTATAGGAGTCCATCAGGAATACGTCGGGATGGATCGGCGCTTCATCGCCACCCGTGCCGGCTGGCGTAAAGACGGCCTTGATGATGGCGTGCGACGGATAGCGCACTTCATAGTGCTGCTTGCGGTCACAGTTGCCGGTGAACTTAACGAACCTGGCATAGAAGGGCGCCACATCGGTGTCGTACATCCAGCGCGAAACAATCACGCCGTTATCATTCACTGTTGTGGTGAGCGGCTCGTTTTCGCAGGCGCTATTGCCGAAAGAACTGCGGTGCACCCAGGCGACATGCGAGGGGTCCAGCAGATTGTCGGTCATGTACAGGTAATTGCACTCGACGATCATAGCGTCACCCTGATTGATTCCCCAGTCGGGATGACCATACTCGGCAATATGTGGAATCAGGGTGGGGTCGGCCTTGTCTGCTTCGCCCATCCAGACCCAGACCAGACCGTATTTTTCAGTTGTGGCAAAATTTTTGACTGTCGCTGCGCGGGGAATCTTTGCACCCGGCGCGAAAATACAGGTGCCCTGGCCATTGAAGGTCAGCCCATGATAGCCGCATTCCACGGCGTCATCGATCAGCCGTCCCATGGACAAAGGCAATTTGCGGTGCGGACAGGCGTCTTCAAGCGCAACAACCCGGCCATCCTGCTGACGATAGAACACCAGATACTCATTTAGCAACTGCAATGGATATAGCTCATGGACAATGTCGTGGCTCCACGCCGCGACATACCATGCATTCTTCAGAAACATGAAAATCTCCGTTTATTCCGGCCGTTTCAGGGCCGCCATATAACGCTCGACATATTCGTCAAAGCTTTCGTTGTCGGACGCTTCTATCGCTGCCTGATCTTCGAGCGATTGTTTGACGCTGGCGCGCATTTTTTGCTCGGTTTCCGCAGACAGTTCGCCAAAGCGCAGCTCGTCGGACAGGCGCTGGCTTTGCAATTGGGTATAGTCGGCAAAGCTCAGCCCGCTGTCGCGCAATTCCTGCAAAATACGGGCCGAAGGCGTGGCAGACACGTCATCCAGCTTATGGCGCTGTTCCTGGATCGCGGCACTGTATTGCGTAGTGCTAAAAGCGATATCCAGTTCCTTGGCGTACAGTGCAATCTGATCGAGCAATTGATTACCCCAGTCCGGAATGGAAATGTCTTCGCCATTGCTGGTCAGGCGCAGAGAGGGATCGCGACCGCGGTTAACCACATCTGTGAAATTGGCCTGACTTTCCTCGCAGAAACCGTCGTAAGGAAACAGCCGGCTGTCATGGACCGCACAGAACAGCAGGAATGCATCCATGAAATGACAGGTTGCATTTGAAATACCGATAGGGCTGAACGGATCAATATCCAGGCAGCGGATCTCGACATATTCGATGCCGCGCTCCATCAGGGCCGTAATGGGCCGCTCACCACGTGCGGTGGTGCGCTTGGCCCTGATCGTTGAGTAGTACTCATTTTCGATCTGCAGCACATTGGTGTTCAGTTGAATCCACTGGCCGTCGCGGTGCGTACCGAGCGCCTGATATTCGGGCCAGGGTTGTGTGACCGCGTGATACATTTTCCTGAGGAAAGTGGACAGGTCGTTGTAGCACATTTTCAGCCCGGACTGCGCATCGTTCTGGTAACCCAGATCGCTCATGCGCAGACTGGTGGCATAGGGCAGATACAGCGTATCATGATCCAGTTCGCGCAAGGGATTGGGCCGATCCCCCAGGAACGACCGTGGCACCGCCGGGGATGCGCCAAACAGGTACATGAGCAGCCAGTTATAGCGGGTGAAATTGCGGATTAGGCCCATATAGCCGACAGACTGGCGTTCGGTCTCGTTTGCGCCTTCGATATCGAGCAGCTGCCACAGCGATTCCGGTAGCGAAAAATTGTAATGAAGCCCGGCGATGCATTGCATGGTGCGGCCGTAGCGCTCGGCCAGCCCGCGTCGGTATACGTGGCGCAGCATGCCGCTGTTGGATGTGCCGTAAGTGGCAATCGGGATCTGGTTGTCGGCGGGCAGATGGCCCGGCATCGATTGCATCCAGATGCTTTCGGATGGAAACTGGCGGGTGGCAAAACGGTGAACATCGGTCAACTCTTCGAGCAGATCGTCCACTGAGCTGTGCGTTCCGGTAATCAGCTCGATCAGCGCTTCCGAATAATCAGTTGTGATATTCGGATGGGTCAGGGCGGAACCCAGAAGAGCACTGTGCGGGGTGGTGGCGAGCGCGCCATCGCGGTCAATCCGTAGCCCTTCGCGTTCAATTCCGCGTAAAATATGAGTTAGCGAGTCTCGATGCTGCTGTAGTGTGGTCATGCGCTGCACAAGTCGTCCTGAGATATCTCTGAAATCAATAATTGCTGATTTTAAGGGAGTTCCGCTGTTTTGCAGTTTCAAAACGGTTTGTTTCGAATTAATTAATTTGGGTGGTACAGGTGATCAAACGTCTGGCTCTTGTTTTTTTTACGGTTTTGCTTGCGGGTTGTTCGCCAAAGTATGACTGGCGTGAAGTATCCACCGCAGGTGGGCGGATGCAGGCTATCTTCCCCGATAAGCCGCGCAGTGAATCGCGCACCACGCAAATCGAAGGCGTGCCCTATCCCTTTACCATGGATATGGCGCTGGTTGACGATCAGGTGTTTGCGGTGGTTTACAGCCTGTTGCCTGAAGGTAAGCAGGATGAGGCCAGCACGCGCAAGGCCGGCGAAGCACTGCTGCGCTCGGTATACGCCAGCATGAACGAACCGGCGCCCGAGCCGTTGCCGCCATTCGGACAGAAGCTCACGTTCAGAAAAGCCGTGGGCAACGAGAATGCCAGCGTCTATGTCAAAGTATTTGCAGGCAGTGGTGTGATCGTCCAGGCCTATGCGGCCGGGCAGGATAACACGCTCAAAGAATCCGTTGCCGACGAGTTCTTGAACGGCATGACGCTCCGCTAGCCAGCGGTTTGCTTATTTTAAAATGATACAATGCTGCAAAGGTCGGCGCCGATTTGTCTGATCCGCTTGCGGGCGCCTCAAAAATCCCGCTAAAAGGTCCATATGGTCTCACAACATACTACTTCACAGCAGTCTGTGGGCGTGGTTACGCCCCAGTTTCTCCAGTTCGATCAACCGCTCACGCTCAGCAGTGGCCAGGTGCTGCCGTCGTACACGCTTGCCGTGGAAACCTACGGTACGCTTAACGCCCAGCGCAGTAATGCCGTGCTGGTTTGCCATGCGCTCAACGCATCGCACCACGTTGCAGGGGTCTCGGCCACCGACGCCAAAGATGTCGGCTGGTGGGACAATATGGTCGGACCGGGAAAGCCGGTAGATACGAATATTTATTTTGTCATTGGCGTAAACAATCTGGGTTCCTGCTTCGGTTCAACGGGTCCGGCATCGATTGACCCTGCCACGGGCAAGCCCTGGGGATCAACCTTTCCGGTGGTCACGGTGGAAGACTGGGTCAGGGCACAGGCCAGGGTGGCAGATCATTTTGGCATTGATCGCTTTGCTGCCGTTATGGGTGGGTCGCTTGGCGGGATGCAGGCGCTGAGCTGGGCCATTGAATTGCCCGAGCGCATCGCGCACTGCGTGGTGGTGGCCAGTACCACCAATCTGTCGGCACAGAATATTGCCTTTAATGAAGTGGCGCGGCGCGCGATTATCAGCGACCCCGATTTCCATGGTGGCAATTATTATGAATACAATACCGTGCCGGCGCGCGGCCTGTCGGTCGCACGCATGGTGGGGCATATCACGTATCTGTCAGATGATGACATGGCCGAAAAATTCGGACGTGCGCAACGCAATCCAACCGAAGATGGGCGCTACCGGTTCGGCTACGATGTTGAATTCGAGGTCGAGTCTTATTTGCGTTATCAGGGGGAGAAATTTTCCAGATATTTCGATGCCAATACTTATTTGCTCATTACACGGGCGCTGGATTACTTCGATCCGGCCAGCAAGCATGGTGGTGATCTGACCGAAGCATTGCGTCCGGCAACGGCGGAATTTTTGACGGTGTCGTTTTCCACCGACTGGCGCTTTCCGCCGGAACGCTCGCGCGAACTGGTCAAGGCGCTGCTCAAAAACGGCCAGCCGGTGACGTATGCGGAAATCGATGCCCCGCATGGGCATGACGCTTTCCTGCTGGATGACCCGCGCTATCATGCGGTGGTCAGGGCTTACTACCAGCGCATTGCCGCCAGTCTGAATCTGACAGCGACGCCATTGGAGCAGGAAACAGCATGACGACCACG of the Advenella mimigardefordensis DPN7 genome contains:
- the gshA gene encoding glutamate--cysteine ligase, which produces MSGRLVQRMTTLQQHRDSLTHILRGIEREGLRIDRDGALATTPHSALLGSALTHPNITTDYSEALIELITGTHSSVDDLLEELTDVHRFATRQFPSESIWMQSMPGHLPADNQIPIATYGTSNSGMLRHVYRRGLAERYGRTMQCIAGLHYNFSLPESLWQLLDIEGANETERQSVGYMGLIRNFTRYNWLLMYLFGASPAVPRSFLGDRPNPLRELDHDTLYLPYATSLRMSDLGYQNDAQSGLKMCYNDLSTFLRKMYHAVTQPWPEYQALGTHRDGQWIQLNTNVLQIENEYYSTIRAKRTTARGERPITALMERGIEYVEIRCLDIDPFSPIGISNATCHFMDAFLLFCAVHDSRLFPYDGFCEESQANFTDVVNRGRDPSLRLTSNGEDISIPDWGNQLLDQIALYAKELDIAFSTTQYSAAIQEQRHKLDDVSATPSARILQELRDSGLSFADYTQLQSQRLSDELRFGELSAETEQKMRASVKQSLEDQAAIEASDNESFDEYVERYMAALKRPE
- a CDS encoding DUF3008 family protein encodes the protein MPAKSQNQQQAAGAALAAKRGETKVSSLKGASRSMYDSMSEKELEELASTRRKGKPERVEDKDKD
- the metX gene encoding homoserine O-succinyltransferase MetX, giving the protein MVSQHTTSQQSVGVVTPQFLQFDQPLTLSSGQVLPSYTLAVETYGTLNAQRSNAVLVCHALNASHHVAGVSATDAKDVGWWDNMVGPGKPVDTNIYFVIGVNNLGSCFGSTGPASIDPATGKPWGSTFPVVTVEDWVRAQARVADHFGIDRFAAVMGGSLGGMQALSWAIELPERIAHCVVVASTTNLSAQNIAFNEVARRAIISDPDFHGGNYYEYNTVPARGLSVARMVGHITYLSDDDMAEKFGRAQRNPTEDGRYRFGYDVEFEVESYLRYQGEKFSRYFDANTYLLITRALDYFDPASKHGGDLTEALRPATAEFLTVSFSTDWRFPPERSRELVKALLKNGQPVTYAEIDAPHGHDAFLLDDPRYHAVVRAYYQRIAASLNLTATPLEQETA
- a CDS encoding aromatic ring-hydroxylating dioxygenase subunit alpha, with amino-acid sequence MFLKNAWYVAAWSHDIVHELYPLQLLNEYLVFYRQQDGRVVALEDACPHRKLPLSMGRLIDDAVECGYHGLTFNGQGTCIFAPGAKIPRAATVKNFATTEKYGLVWVWMGEADKADPTLIPHIAEYGHPDWGINQGDAMIVECNYLYMTDNLLDPSHVAWVHRSSFGNSACENEPLTTTVNDNGVIVSRWMYDTDVAPFYARFVKFTGNCDRKQHYEVRYPSHAIIKAVFTPAGTGGDEAPIHPDVFLMDSYNFLTPIDEKTTRYFWFQLRNFSPNDEDVSRQFAAGVRKAFEEDRIVLGAVQKGMDNRRSPFINLKLDGGPIKFRKGLERLISQEQVVADQARPEVIPIQEAAIAQPD